The proteins below are encoded in one region of Bremerella sp. P1:
- a CDS encoding methyl-accepting chemotaxis protein, producing MTANKTSQANENVQDLRNELSVAKAMSENSPINIMMADKNLTITYVNPASLDTLRELASHLPCKPEAVIGQSIDIFHKDPAYQRRILSNPQNLPVRTNIELGDQTADLLVSATYDEAGEYLGPMVTWEVVTEKRRLEASAAEKTAIVENAPINILLADLNGTITYMNPASEKTLRSIEHILPVPVAKIVGASYDIFHKNPAHQRRLLGDPSNLPVNTQIELEGEYLDLQASAIYDKDGNYTGPMVAWSLVTDQVKAKQAEEERAERERAEQAELRANVDQILAVVQAAAEGDLTQRVDLNRDDAIGKLAEGIDRMISDLRDIISQVVDSGMQFAEGASVIAENSQNLATGAQTQSASVEEMSASIEELTRSIDSVKDNAGEANRMAGDTSTMAEEGGNAVQKSIEAMELIKTSSEQISEIIQVISEIASQTNLLALNAAIEAARAGEHGLGFAVVADEVRKLAERSSEAAKEISSLIKESTQRVQDGSTLSAQTGAALEKIIAGVSSTADKISEIATATVEQAQNANEVAGAIQQVSGVTEQSAAASEEMASSSEELGAQATMLRELVSRFRI from the coding sequence ATGACCGCAAATAAAACGTCTCAGGCCAACGAAAACGTACAAGACCTTCGCAACGAGCTTTCGGTAGCGAAAGCCATGAGCGAAAACTCGCCCATCAATATCATGATGGCCGACAAGAACCTGACCATCACGTACGTCAATCCAGCCAGCTTGGATACGCTGCGAGAACTCGCTTCTCACCTGCCTTGCAAGCCAGAAGCTGTCATTGGCCAGTCGATCGACATCTTCCACAAGGATCCGGCTTACCAACGCCGAATTCTCAGCAACCCACAAAACCTTCCGGTTCGGACCAACATCGAACTCGGTGATCAAACCGCCGACCTGTTGGTTTCGGCCACCTACGACGAAGCCGGCGAATACCTCGGCCCAATGGTTACCTGGGAAGTCGTTACCGAAAAGCGTCGCCTGGAAGCTTCGGCTGCCGAAAAGACGGCCATCGTCGAAAACGCACCGATCAATATTCTCCTGGCTGATCTGAACGGCACGATCACCTACATGAACCCAGCTTCGGAAAAGACGCTACGTAGCATCGAGCACATCTTGCCGGTTCCTGTCGCCAAGATCGTCGGTGCTTCGTACGACATCTTCCATAAGAACCCGGCGCACCAGCGTCGCCTGTTGGGCGACCCAAGCAATCTGCCGGTTAACACCCAGATTGAACTGGAAGGGGAATACCTCGATCTGCAGGCCAGTGCCATCTACGACAAGGACGGTAATTACACCGGCCCGATGGTTGCCTGGTCGCTGGTTACCGATCAGGTCAAGGCAAAGCAGGCCGAAGAAGAACGTGCCGAGCGTGAACGTGCCGAACAGGCCGAACTTCGTGCCAACGTCGATCAGATTCTGGCTGTCGTTCAAGCTGCCGCTGAAGGTGACTTGACCCAGCGTGTTGATCTGAACCGCGACGACGCGATTGGCAAGTTGGCCGAAGGGATCGATCGCATGATCTCCGATCTGCGTGACATCATCAGCCAGGTTGTCGACAGCGGCATGCAGTTCGCTGAGGGTGCTTCGGTGATCGCTGAAAACTCGCAGAACCTGGCCACGGGTGCTCAAACTCAGAGTGCTTCGGTCGAAGAAATGAGTGCTTCGATTGAAGAACTGACCCGCAGCATCGACTCGGTCAAGGACAACGCCGGTGAAGCCAACCGGATGGCTGGCGACACCAGCACGATGGCTGAAGAAGGTGGCAACGCCGTTCAGAAGTCGATCGAAGCCATGGAACTGATCAAGACTTCCTCGGAACAGATCAGCGAAATCATTCAGGTGATTTCGGAAATCGCCAGCCAGACCAACCTGTTGGCACTCAACGCAGCGATCGAAGCTGCCCGTGCCGGCGAGCATGGCTTAGGCTTTGCGGTTGTGGCCGACGAAGTTCGTAAGCTGGCCGAACGTTCCAGCGAAGCAGCTAAGGAGATTTCCTCGCTGATTAAGGAATCGACCCAACGCGTCCAAGATGGTTCCACCCTGAGTGCCCAAACCGGTGCTGCTCTGGAAAAGATCATCGCTGGCGTCAGCTCGACGGCCGACAAGATCTCGGAAATCGCTACCGCGACCGTCGAACAGGCTCAGAACGCCAACGAAGTTGCTGGTGCCATCCAGCAGGTTTCGGGCGTCACCGAGCAGTCGGCAGCCGCCTCGGAAGAAATGGCTTCCAGCAGCGAAGAATTGGGTGCTCAGGCTACCATGCTTCGCGAATTGGTCAGCCGCTTCCGTATCTAA
- a CDS encoding chemotaxis protein CheW, which produces MSVTTEDLKTEERSSHESQRREGLNSMQLVSFQLAKEEYGIEITRVQEIILMGEITRVPQTPDYIKGLINLRNTVIPIVDLRLRFGLQEQESTDETRIMVMNVGGKTVGIIVDAVSEVLRISKDQISSPPPTVAGLGREYLTGLVKLDKRLLILLDIDKILGKAEVEQIEARIG; this is translated from the coding sequence TTGTCCGTAACAACTGAAGATCTAAAGACGGAAGAGCGTTCGAGCCACGAGTCTCAGCGTCGCGAAGGGCTCAATTCCATGCAACTGGTCAGTTTTCAATTGGCCAAGGAGGAATATGGAATCGAGATCACCCGTGTTCAGGAAATCATCCTGATGGGTGAGATCACCCGTGTGCCTCAGACGCCTGACTATATCAAGGGCCTGATCAATCTCCGCAATACCGTGATTCCGATTGTGGATTTGCGACTGCGATTCGGGCTTCAAGAACAAGAGTCCACTGACGAGACCCGCATCATGGTCATGAACGTCGGTGGCAAGACGGTCGGCATCATTGTCGACGCCGTCAGCGAGGTCCTGCGAATCTCGAAGGATCAGATTTCCTCTCCGCCTCCGACCGTTGCTGGTCTGGGTCGTGAATATCTCACGGGTTTGGTGAAACTCGACAAGCGGCTTTTGATCTTGCTGGATATCGACAAGATCCTGGGCAAAGCCGAAGTCGAGCAAATCGAAGCTCGCATCGGCTAA
- a CDS encoding response regulator — translation MSTRVLVADDSSTMRKIILRSLQAVGVPNAVEAADGEEAVKMFKPGEFDLVLTDWNMPGKSGLEVIQEIRKVDADVKIMMVTTEAEKSRVMEAIQAGVSDYLVKPFTADTLREKLEKHGC, via the coding sequence ATGTCTACACGCGTACTCGTAGCCGACGACTCCAGCACCATGCGAAAGATCATTCTCCGTTCCCTTCAAGCGGTCGGTGTTCCGAACGCAGTTGAAGCTGCCGACGGGGAAGAAGCTGTCAAGATGTTCAAGCCAGGCGAGTTCGATCTCGTGCTGACCGATTGGAACATGCCAGGCAAGAGCGGCCTGGAAGTGATTCAAGAAATTCGCAAGGTCGACGCAGACGTGAAGATCATGATGGTCACGACCGAAGCCGAAAAGTCGCGCGTCATGGAAGCCATCCAGGCCGGTGTTTCCGACTACCTGGTCAAGCCATTCACCGCCGACACGCTTCGCGAAAAGCTGGAAAAGCACGGCTGCTAA
- a CDS encoding tetratricopeptide repeat protein → MNDSPERHPVLLSIFQKYLSEENTAAFIHRVAAVYTCGTLERLSQHGTAEVRRAAVMALCFVSDYSSNHTVGMALNDADRGVRLIAENGIRSLWIRAGTQSQRHRLRKVMTQIQGNSLDSALQEADSLIVDAPWYSEAYNQRGQVYYKQQNFERSLRDSHQALEINPYHFPAAISMGQCYLRQGENVMALDSFRRALRLNPNLESIRTQISYLERQLEEM, encoded by the coding sequence GTGAACGACTCCCCCGAGCGTCATCCCGTACTGCTTTCTATCTTCCAGAAATATCTTTCGGAAGAGAATACTGCCGCGTTTATTCATCGCGTTGCAGCGGTTTATACATGTGGAACATTGGAGCGTCTTTCCCAGCACGGTACGGCTGAAGTTCGCCGTGCTGCGGTAATGGCTCTTTGTTTTGTCAGTGACTATTCGTCGAATCACACCGTTGGCATGGCACTCAACGATGCCGACCGAGGCGTTCGCCTGATTGCCGAGAACGGCATTCGCTCTCTCTGGATTCGTGCAGGCACGCAAAGCCAGCGTCATCGTTTGCGCAAAGTCATGACGCAAATCCAAGGGAACTCCTTAGATTCTGCCCTGCAGGAAGCCGATTCCCTGATCGTTGATGCCCCTTGGTATTCCGAAGCATACAATCAGCGTGGCCAAGTTTACTACAAGCAGCAGAACTTCGAGCGATCCCTGCGTGACAGTCATCAAGCTCTCGAAATAAATCCCTATCATTTTCCAGCGGCAATCTCGATGGGGCAGTGTTACCTTCGCCAGGGTGAAAACGTCATGGCGCTCGACAGCTTTCGTCGTGCCTTGCGTCTGAATCCTAATCTGGAATCGATTCGCACGCAGATCTCCTACCTGGAGCGACAACTCGAAGAGATGTAA
- a CDS encoding glycerol-3-phosphate dehydrogenase/oxidase, producing MAQDLNPVLILGAGINGAALARELLLNRVPVVLIDHADIASGTTSWSSRLIHGGLRYLEHGEASLVYESLAERERFLSNSPEHVSPLELMIPVKSQFAGLISSAAGFFNLPIFKSKNPSRGAWAIRSGLTMYDFLAGSQNLGSHKRMSQKQWKPIGFDASFVDVFSYYDGQIEFPELYVSTLIHDCEEIAQQHGIRFTLRTYRRPKLNGKHFEFENLLDFDAAVEALEPSALVNASGPSGDETLQELGIRSDRLFGGTRGSHLISHKPILKEALGPRGIYAEAFDGRPVFILPWNGGVLIGTTDIRHEGDPEVATASQEEIDYLLKCVNSVLPGVELQHEDIVQHYSGVRPLPYVPAGSTASIPRGHWLHEHTSTPWPCYTIVGGKLTTCRSLAEHSAKTILKQLGQEVVGDSKTRKTYEGDPPKIESGQRARFIMQHLTGVDAVSDTQTLAEAAISQLHAKTLADVVERRLMLVFHPGLSRSHLSAIADALITDGKLSVDVKQETLEAYIQRLQSRFGKQVLPD from the coding sequence ATGGCACAAGATCTCAACCCCGTCCTCATCCTGGGAGCAGGCATCAATGGTGCCGCCCTGGCTCGGGAACTGTTGCTCAATCGCGTACCGGTCGTTCTGATTGACCACGCCGACATTGCCTCGGGCACAACCAGTTGGTCGTCGCGTCTGATTCATGGGGGACTCCGGTATCTTGAACACGGTGAAGCCTCGCTCGTTTACGAATCGCTGGCCGAGCGTGAACGCTTCTTGAGCAACTCACCAGAACATGTTTCGCCGCTCGAACTGATGATTCCGGTCAAATCTCAGTTCGCTGGACTGATTTCATCCGCTGCCGGATTCTTCAACCTTCCCATTTTCAAATCCAAGAATCCGTCGCGTGGTGCCTGGGCCATTCGTAGTGGATTGACCATGTACGACTTTCTGGCCGGAAGCCAGAACCTGGGCTCGCACAAACGCATGTCCCAGAAGCAGTGGAAGCCGATCGGCTTCGATGCCAGCTTTGTCGATGTGTTCAGCTACTACGATGGGCAAATCGAATTCCCTGAACTTTACGTTTCAACACTCATTCACGACTGTGAGGAGATCGCCCAGCAGCACGGCATCCGGTTCACGCTTCGCACTTATCGTCGACCGAAGCTTAACGGTAAGCATTTCGAGTTCGAGAACCTTCTGGACTTTGATGCAGCAGTCGAAGCACTGGAGCCGTCGGCACTGGTCAACGCGTCGGGCCCATCCGGTGACGAAACGCTTCAGGAACTGGGCATTCGCTCGGACCGTCTCTTTGGCGGCACGCGTGGTTCGCATTTAATCTCGCACAAGCCGATATTGAAAGAAGCCCTCGGACCGCGTGGCATTTATGCCGAAGCATTCGACGGACGTCCCGTCTTCATCTTGCCTTGGAATGGAGGCGTCTTGATCGGCACGACCGATATCCGGCACGAAGGCGATCCCGAGGTCGCAACGGCAAGCCAGGAAGAAATTGATTATCTGCTGAAGTGCGTAAATTCCGTATTGCCCGGCGTCGAACTGCAACACGAGGACATCGTCCAGCACTATAGCGGCGTCCGACCGCTCCCGTACGTGCCGGCAGGCTCAACGGCTTCCATCCCGCGTGGGCACTGGCTCCACGAGCATACTTCGACACCATGGCCATGCTATACGATCGTGGGCGGTAAGCTGACGACGTGTCGCTCTCTGGCCGAGCACTCCGCCAAGACGATCCTTAAGCAACTTGGCCAAGAGGTCGTCGGCGATTCCAAGACACGAAAAACTTACGAAGGAGATCCGCCGAAGATCGAATCGGGGCAACGTGCCCGGTTCATCATGCAGCACCTCACAGGCGTCGATGCCGTGTCAGACACTCAAACACTGGCAGAGGCGGCGATCTCACAGCTTCACGCGAAGACTCTTGCCGACGTCGTCGAACGCCGCTTGATGCTGGTCTTCCACCCAGGACTCTCGCGATCCCACTTGAGTGCGATCGCCGACGCTTTGATTACCGATGGCAAGCTTTCCGTTGACGTCAAACAGGAAACACTGGAAGCTTACATCCAGAGACTACAATCGCGATTCGGAAAGCAGGTTCTTCCTGACTAA
- the glpK gene encoding glycerol kinase GlpK, whose translation MPQYILAIDQGTTSSRSILFDHDARIVSVAQEEFRQILPTPGHVEHDPEDIWNSQLNTVHGALGKVALEEVAAIGITNQRETTFVWDKRTGKPIHNAIVWQSRVSSYLCDRLQKEGLEETIRQKTGLVLDAYFSATKLMHLLETVDGARQAAEDGHLLFGTVDCYMVWKLTGGKRHVTDVSNASRTMMLNYETLDWDDELLAAYNIPRQMLPEIVDCSGKFAETDPAIFGASIPIAGMAGDQQAASFGQTCFDQGMVKNTYGTGAFALMNIGDKPVLSQNNLLTTVGWKIGDQVSYALEGSIFVAGAVVQWLRDGLGIIECSSEVEPLADTVEDNGGVYFVPAFVGLGAPYWDPNARGTIVGLTRGTTGGHLARAALESMAYQTRDMIEAMQRDAGVPLQVLQVDGGASVNNALMQFQTDLLGTPVRRPKVSETTALGAAFLAGLAVGFWESQDELRGLWKLDREFDPIADRTKMDQMYARWKDAVERSRNWERAGD comes from the coding sequence ATGCCTCAGTACATACTCGCTATCGATCAAGGCACGACATCCAGCCGTTCGATCCTGTTCGATCACGATGCCCGGATTGTCTCGGTTGCCCAGGAAGAATTCCGCCAGATCTTGCCCACCCCGGGCCATGTCGAACATGACCCCGAAGACATCTGGAACAGCCAACTGAACACGGTCCACGGGGCCTTGGGCAAAGTCGCACTGGAAGAAGTTGCCGCGATTGGCATTACCAACCAGCGTGAAACCACTTTCGTGTGGGACAAACGTACCGGCAAACCGATTCATAACGCGATCGTTTGGCAAAGCCGCGTCTCAAGCTACCTCTGCGATCGACTTCAAAAGGAAGGGCTGGAAGAGACAATCCGGCAAAAAACGGGCCTGGTCCTGGATGCTTACTTCTCCGCAACCAAGCTCATGCACCTTTTAGAAACGGTGGACGGTGCTCGCCAAGCGGCTGAAGATGGGCACTTACTATTTGGCACGGTCGACTGCTACATGGTTTGGAAGCTGACCGGCGGGAAGCGGCATGTCACCGACGTGAGCAACGCATCGCGTACCATGATGCTGAACTACGAAACGCTTGACTGGGATGACGAATTACTCGCCGCATATAACATCCCGCGGCAAATGTTGCCTGAGATCGTTGATTGCAGCGGTAAGTTCGCGGAAACTGATCCGGCCATCTTTGGGGCTTCGATTCCAATTGCGGGCATGGCCGGCGATCAGCAGGCCGCCTCATTCGGCCAGACTTGCTTCGATCAAGGCATGGTCAAGAACACGTATGGCACGGGAGCGTTCGCTTTGATGAACATCGGCGACAAGCCTGTCCTTTCCCAAAACAACTTGCTGACCACCGTCGGATGGAAGATCGGTGACCAAGTCAGCTACGCACTGGAAGGGTCTATTTTCGTCGCCGGGGCTGTCGTCCAGTGGCTGCGCGATGGCCTGGGCATTATTGAGTGTTCGTCCGAAGTCGAACCGTTAGCCGACACCGTCGAGGACAACGGCGGCGTTTATTTCGTGCCGGCGTTTGTAGGACTTGGGGCACCTTACTGGGACCCGAATGCTCGAGGAACGATTGTGGGCCTGACGCGCGGAACAACCGGTGGCCACCTGGCCAGGGCTGCCCTCGAGTCGATGGCCTATCAAACCCGCGACATGATCGAAGCCATGCAGCGTGATGCAGGTGTTCCGCTGCAAGTCCTTCAGGTCGATGGCGGGGCCAGCGTCAACAACGCTTTGATGCAATTTCAAACGGATCTCCTGGGAACGCCAGTCCGTCGCCCGAAGGTCAGCGAGACAACCGCCCTGGGTGCTGCATTCTTAGCAGGCCTCGCCGTAGGGTTTTGGGAGTCGCAAGATGAACTTCGGGGGCTTTGGAAGCTCGACAGAGAGTTCGACCCGATTGCCGATCGTACTAAGATGGATCAGATGTACGCTCGCTGGAAAGATGCCGTCGAGCGAAGCCGAAATTGGGAAAGAGCAGGGGACTGA
- a CDS encoding rhomboid family intramembrane serine protease, whose protein sequence is MKYAQYSGPVNEQPFDQSLILHFVIAYMFVPHGTDAPIYHVPAVTITVIILNSGIFFAPPLVEHFQNPEPSDSRNRLPVLTWIVEGGGYDGPEDYKLQYGEGIKPWQGITASFLHAHAMHLVGNMVFLLLFGIIVEGKIGWWKFLPIYFGVALIRGIFLQATVMVFNPGFHAASIGASGVIFAIMAIALIWAPMNNIEVTHVGWRYRTTHEVEEVDVPVYAMAGVFIVIDLFISYAIVRSHGTFAPFTPVLHTSGAMMGAAIGIAMVKFNWVDCENYDIFSVWAGRHEKSRDELNQQSGAKSEATLVQQGLEQIRQILDGGKNPQMAYRAHVSMAEKYDSWHLPEREFLTIIKQLSDQQRDNDAVLAMEEYLKANRPKLNQVRLKLASLLLERMDKPNQSLRVLASVSADHLNERERAIYRNLEEDATQAKNAGVHDSLDDW, encoded by the coding sequence TTGAAATACGCCCAATATTCTGGACCGGTCAACGAACAACCGTTCGACCAATCCCTTATTCTTCACTTCGTTATCGCCTACATGTTCGTCCCTCACGGAACCGATGCCCCCATCTATCACGTTCCAGCCGTCACCATTACGGTCATCATTCTCAACAGTGGCATCTTCTTCGCTCCACCGCTCGTCGAGCACTTTCAGAATCCCGAGCCCAGCGACAGCCGCAATCGCTTGCCGGTTCTGACTTGGATAGTCGAAGGAGGAGGCTACGACGGACCAGAGGATTACAAGCTGCAATACGGCGAAGGAATTAAGCCTTGGCAAGGGATCACCGCTTCGTTTCTGCATGCCCATGCGATGCACTTGGTGGGCAACATGGTGTTTCTCTTGCTGTTTGGAATTATCGTCGAAGGAAAAATCGGCTGGTGGAAGTTCTTGCCGATCTATTTCGGAGTTGCCCTGATCCGGGGAATCTTCCTACAGGCTACGGTCATGGTTTTCAATCCAGGCTTTCATGCGGCTTCGATTGGCGCGTCCGGAGTGATCTTTGCGATCATGGCGATTGCCCTCATCTGGGCGCCCATGAACAATATCGAAGTGACTCACGTTGGCTGGAGATATCGCACCACGCATGAAGTGGAAGAGGTGGACGTCCCGGTCTACGCCATGGCAGGTGTCTTTATCGTGATTGATCTATTCATCTCGTACGCGATTGTCCGAAGCCACGGCACTTTTGCGCCATTCACGCCTGTGCTGCATACGTCAGGAGCCATGATGGGAGCAGCGATCGGCATTGCGATGGTCAAATTCAATTGGGTCGACTGCGAGAACTACGACATCTTCTCAGTCTGGGCGGGTCGACACGAAAAGTCTCGCGACGAACTCAATCAGCAATCGGGCGCCAAGAGTGAAGCAACGCTTGTCCAGCAAGGGCTTGAGCAGATTCGCCAGATCCTCGACGGAGGTAAGAACCCGCAAATGGCTTACCGAGCCCATGTCAGCATGGCAGAGAAGTACGACTCGTGGCATCTGCCGGAACGCGAATTCTTGACGATTATCAAGCAGCTATCCGACCAGCAGAGGGACAACGACGCTGTACTTGCGATGGAGGAGTACCTGAAAGCCAATCGCCCTAAGCTGAATCAGGTACGTTTGAAACTTGCGTCCCTACTCTTGGAGCGAATGGACAAGCCCAATCAATCGCTTCGCGTATTAGCGAGCGTATCAGCAGACCATCTGAACGAACGGGAGAGAGCGATCTATCGAAACCTGGAGGAAGATGCAACGCAAGCTAAGAATGCAGGCGTTCACGATTCTCTTGACGATTGGTAA